The following coding sequences lie in one Nevskiales bacterium genomic window:
- a CDS encoding flavin monoamine oxidase family protein: MLSTDVIVIGAGLAGLSAARALARAGRSVRILEARERVGGRTCTIAARDGTPVDVGGQWVGPTQDRVLALLRELGIETYPQFHAGRKQLKLCGRRSDYRNTIPSLPLHNLLDLQLNLSRLERLARKVPLEDPATARQAAHWDAISAADWLQRHTHSRKVFNLLRAATHAVFATEPEEVSFLQFLFYLRSAGGLMRLVEIPDGAQEQRIQGGAQAISEGLLRQAQEAGAEIQFNTPVWGVDQHAAGVTALTESGNFEAQRLVVALPPGQAAALQWTPALPARRRQLLQGMRMGSVIKCLLIYERPFWREAGWSGEMICDEAPLRMTFDATPQHGRNGALVGFILGTEAAVWSERGQAARQAAATQQLVEYFGPQAATPLEYIDKDWCADPWSQGCYVALMPPGLMTRLGALLRQPLGRIHWAGTETATTWCGYMDGALESGARVAAEILA; this comes from the coding sequence ATGCTCAGCACGGATGTCATCGTCATTGGGGCCGGCCTCGCCGGCCTGTCCGCGGCGCGCGCGCTGGCGCGCGCCGGCCGGTCGGTACGCATCCTGGAGGCGCGCGAGCGCGTCGGCGGACGCACCTGCACGATCGCGGCGCGCGACGGCACGCCGGTAGACGTCGGCGGCCAGTGGGTCGGCCCGACCCAGGATCGCGTGCTGGCGCTGTTGCGCGAACTCGGCATCGAGACCTATCCCCAGTTCCACGCCGGGCGCAAGCAGCTCAAGCTCTGCGGCCGGCGCTCCGACTACCGCAATACCATCCCCTCGCTGCCGCTGCACAACCTGCTCGATCTGCAGCTGAACCTGTCGCGGCTGGAGCGGCTGGCACGCAAGGTTCCGCTGGAGGATCCCGCCACCGCGCGCCAGGCGGCGCACTGGGACGCCATCAGCGCCGCCGACTGGCTGCAGCGGCACACGCACAGCCGCAAGGTGTTCAACCTGCTGCGCGCGGCGACGCATGCGGTGTTCGCCACTGAGCCGGAGGAGGTCTCCTTCCTGCAGTTCCTGTTCTACCTGCGCTCGGCCGGCGGCCTGATGCGGCTGGTGGAAATCCCGGACGGCGCGCAGGAACAGCGCATCCAGGGCGGCGCGCAGGCCATCTCCGAGGGCCTGCTGCGCCAGGCGCAGGAGGCCGGCGCGGAGATCCAGTTCAACACGCCGGTGTGGGGCGTGGACCAGCACGCCGCCGGCGTCACGGCGCTGACCGAATCCGGCAACTTCGAGGCGCAGCGGCTGGTCGTGGCGCTGCCGCCCGGGCAGGCCGCCGCGTTGCAATGGACGCCGGCCCTGCCCGCGCGCCGGCGCCAGCTGCTGCAGGGCATGCGCATGGGCTCGGTGATCAAATGCCTGCTCATCTACGAGCGGCCGTTCTGGCGCGAGGCCGGCTGGTCGGGCGAGATGATCTGCGACGAAGCACCGCTGCGCATGACCTTCGACGCCACGCCGCAGCACGGCCGGAACGGCGCGCTGGTCGGCTTCATCCTCGGTACCGAGGCGGCCGTCTGGAGCGAGCGCGGGCAGGCGGCGCGCCAGGCCGCCGCCACGCAGCAGCTGGTCGAATACTTCGGGCCGCAGGCGGCGACGCCGCTGGAGTACATCGACAAGGACTGGTGTGCCGATCCCTGGTCGCAGGGCTGCTACGTCGCGCTCATGCCGCCCGGCCTGATGACGCGACTGGGCGCATTGCTGCGCCAGCCCTTGGGGCGCATCCACTGGGCCGGCACCGAGACCGCCACCACCTGGTGCGGCTACATGGACGGCGCGCTGGAATCCGGCGCGCGCGTGGCGGCGGAGATCCTGGCTTAG
- a CDS encoding DUF1428 domain-containing protein, with amino-acid sequence MAGYVDGFVIPVPKKNTAAYRRLARLAGKVWREHGALAYVECIADDVKKGKWTSFPQAVKLKPGEAVWFSWIVYKSRKHRDQVLAKVMKDPRLAKTMDPKKMPFDGKRMFWGGFKAMVEL; translated from the coding sequence ATGGCTGGTTATGTAGATGGTTTCGTGATCCCGGTGCCGAAGAAGAACACGGCAGCCTACCGCCGCCTCGCGCGGCTGGCCGGCAAGGTCTGGCGTGAGCACGGCGCGCTGGCGTACGTCGAGTGCATCGCCGACGACGTGAAGAAAGGCAAGTGGACCTCGTTCCCGCAGGCGGTGAAGCTCAAGCCGGGCGAGGCGGTGTGGTTCTCGTGGATCGTGTACAAGTCGCGCAAGCATCGCGACCAGGTGCTGGCCAAGGTCATGAAGGACCCGCGCCTGGCCAAGACCATGGACCCCAAGAAAATGCCCTTCGACGGCAAGCGCATGTTCTGGGGCGGCTTCAAGGCCATGGTCGAGCTGTAG
- a CDS encoding YciI family protein has protein sequence MKYLCLVYAEEKALEGFDDAECVAYDEGIRAKGQCLASEALQPVRTAATVRVRNGKITVTDGPFAETKEALAGFYLVEAHDLNEAIQLAAKIPPARVGSIEVRPIRQLAGRSTG, from the coding sequence ATGAAATACCTGTGCCTGGTTTATGCCGAGGAAAAGGCCCTCGAGGGCTTCGACGACGCCGAGTGCGTCGCCTACGACGAGGGCATCCGTGCCAAGGGCCAGTGCTTGGCCTCGGAAGCGCTGCAGCCGGTGCGCACGGCCGCCACCGTGCGCGTGCGCAACGGCAAGATCACCGTCACCGATGGTCCCTTCGCCGAGACCAAGGAGGCGCTGGCCGGCTTCTACCTGGTCGAGGCGCACGACCTGAACGAGGCCATCCAGCTCGCCGCCAAAATCCCGCCGGCCAGGGTCGGCAGCATCGAGGTGCGACCGATCCGGCAGCTGGCGGGCCGCAGCACGGGTTGA
- a CDS encoding helix-turn-helix transcriptional regulator — protein MGRQEQPDQSESIYQLYEHAALHGPAQYRGLAAELCGKRLAFDALFWGILHHETPVPTSLWRLRVRNSFLAELEPPDWQAFEQALFEDATSEGGARLASLNIARGGLGRLATLRAHFREAGVAQLLAVRSPHPGRPMQSLILFLRREGRPAFGADELATIGPVAPHLGGGLTLALRGLANIDHLLQSLGRPSRHSTGVLDDRGMLLEADDRFRALLHTHFPDWRGGHLPFPLPPLDRSGTEEPVVAGLHVRGSRSEGMTVVHLREVNPMDLLSPRERDVVRAIASGLTLKSIGKRLDISPSTVANHAARIYAKLGIHSRDRLVEMLRLFNRRGADAQQGQDDKAS, from the coding sequence ATGGGCAGACAAGAACAGCCTGATCAGAGCGAAAGCATCTACCAGCTCTACGAGCACGCCGCCCTGCACGGGCCGGCGCAGTACCGCGGCCTGGCGGCGGAGCTGTGCGGCAAGCGGCTGGCCTTCGACGCCCTGTTCTGGGGGATCCTGCACCACGAGACGCCGGTACCGACCAGCCTGTGGCGGCTGCGCGTGCGCAACAGCTTCCTGGCCGAGCTCGAACCGCCGGACTGGCAGGCCTTCGAGCAGGCCCTGTTCGAGGATGCCACCAGCGAAGGCGGTGCGCGGCTGGCCTCCCTCAACATCGCCCGCGGCGGCCTCGGCCGGCTCGCCACCCTGCGCGCGCATTTCCGCGAGGCCGGCGTCGCCCAGCTGCTGGCCGTGCGCAGCCCGCACCCCGGCCGGCCGATGCAGAGCCTGATCCTGTTCCTGCGCCGCGAGGGCCGTCCCGCCTTCGGCGCCGATGAGCTGGCCACCATCGGCCCGGTCGCACCGCACCTGGGCGGCGGGCTGACGCTGGCCCTGCGCGGCCTGGCCAATATCGACCACCTGCTGCAAAGCCTGGGCCGCCCCAGCCGCCACAGCACCGGCGTGCTCGACGACCGCGGCATGCTGCTGGAGGCGGACGACCGGTTCCGCGCTCTGCTGCACACGCACTTCCCGGACTGGCGCGGGGGGCACCTGCCCTTCCCGCTGCCGCCGCTGGACCGCAGCGGCACCGAGGAACCGGTGGTCGCGGGCCTGCACGTGCGCGGCTCGCGCAGCGAAGGCATGACCGTGGTGCACCTGCGCGAGGTCAACCCGATGGACCTCTTGTCGCCGCGCGAGCGCGACGTGGTGCGCGCGATCGCCTCGGGCCTGACGCTGAAGTCCATCGGCAAGCGGCTCGACATCAGCCCCTCGACCGTGGCCAACCACGCGGCGCGCATCTACGCCAAGCTCGGCATCCACAGCCGCGACCGCCTGGTCGAGATGCTCAGACTGTTCAACCGCCGCGGTGCAGACGCGCAGCAGGGGCAGGACGACAAGGCCAGTTAG
- a CDS encoding C69 family dipeptidase — MCDTQVLLQPGVVWFAKNSDREPSEPQPVVRLPAVRGDATPTLRCTYLEIPQVRDRHGVILSKPKWIWGAEMGANDQGVVIGNEAVFTRVVERRPALLGMDLLRLGLERGASARAALGVITTLLERHGQGGPAGYRDKRFCYDNSFIIADAREAWVLETAQRHWVAKRVAGFAAISNCLTIGADFDLHSAGLHDFAREHGRWNGRGELDFARAFDTYLLPYFGRAHERRELALGCLAEAARGTAAFGRMAAHLRRHAHGDDDPLAGSNADLCLHAVGFIRRSQTTGAQISRLAPCDARHVFTGSSAPCLSLFRPANFDPAQDFSVLTPPGEEDEAAFWWQHERLHRRALFDTGLRARLRAMRDTLEPALFAELDGTAAPDAAAWQRAEAYAREWDRRLAAESPTPLRPPLNPAGLYWRWLNRMDGLG, encoded by the coding sequence ATGTGCGATACCCAGGTGCTGCTGCAGCCGGGCGTGGTCTGGTTCGCCAAGAACTCCGACCGCGAGCCTAGCGAGCCCCAGCCGGTGGTCCGGCTGCCGGCGGTACGCGGCGATGCCACGCCGACACTGCGCTGCACCTACCTCGAAATACCGCAGGTACGCGACCGGCACGGGGTCATTCTGTCCAAGCCGAAGTGGATCTGGGGCGCCGAGATGGGCGCGAACGACCAGGGTGTGGTGATCGGCAACGAGGCGGTATTCACGCGCGTCGTCGAGCGCCGCCCGGCGCTGCTGGGCATGGACCTCCTGCGCCTGGGCCTGGAACGCGGCGCCAGTGCGCGGGCGGCGCTGGGGGTCATCACCACGCTGCTCGAGCGGCACGGCCAGGGCGGCCCGGCCGGCTATCGCGACAAGCGCTTCTGCTACGACAACAGCTTCATCATCGCCGACGCGCGCGAGGCCTGGGTACTGGAAACCGCACAGCGACACTGGGTGGCGAAGCGCGTCGCGGGCTTCGCGGCGATCTCCAACTGCCTCACGATCGGCGCGGATTTCGACCTGCACTCGGCCGGACTGCACGACTTCGCGCGCGAGCACGGGCGCTGGAACGGCCGCGGCGAGCTCGACTTCGCGCGCGCCTTCGACACTTACCTGCTGCCGTATTTCGGCCGCGCGCACGAGCGCCGCGAACTGGCGCTCGGCTGCCTGGCCGAGGCCGCGCGCGGCACGGCGGCCTTCGGACGCATGGCCGCGCACCTGCGCCGCCACGCGCACGGGGACGACGATCCGCTGGCTGGCAGCAACGCCGACCTCTGCCTGCACGCGGTCGGCTTCATCCGCCGCAGCCAGACCACCGGCGCGCAGATCTCGCGTCTCGCGCCGTGCGATGCACGGCATGTCTTCACCGGCAGCAGCGCGCCCTGCCTGTCGCTGTTCCGCCCGGCGAATTTCGACCCGGCGCAGGATTTCTCGGTGCTCACGCCGCCCGGCGAGGAGGATGAGGCAGCCTTCTGGTGGCAGCATGAACGTCTGCACCGCCGCGCGCTGTTCGACACCGGGCTGCGCGCGCGGTTGCGCGCGATGCGCGACACGCTCGAGCCAGCGTTGTTCGCTGAACTGGACGGCACCGCGGCGCCCGATGCCGCCGCCTGGCAGCGGGCGGAAGCTTACGCGCGCGAATGGGACCGGCGCCTTGCGGCCGAATCGCCCACGCCGCTGCGGCCACCTTTGAACCCGGCCGGGCTCTACTGGCGGTGGCTCAACCGCATGGATGGGCTGGGCTGA
- a CDS encoding RNA polymerase sigma factor, translating to MDAVYRAESRRVLATLIRLLGDFDLAEEALHEAFRAALEQWPRAGLPANPRAWLVSAGRFKAIDGLRRGRRFTSLEDVAEQAEAVPDETAVDADEETLADDPLRLVFTCCHPALPPDAQVAMTLREVCGLTTEEIARAFLTPAPTLAQRIVRAKAKIRDARIPYEVPARAELAERLDSVLRVIYLVFNEGYSASSGDAVARLDLSAEAIRLGRLLVELLPEPEVQGLLALMLLHDARRAARSTPDGELILLEDQDRTRWDRAQIAEGLTLLERALASRRFGPYTLQAAIAAVHAEAPTAAATDWSQIVGLYDVLLRADPSPVIELNRAVAIAMRDGPQAGLALIDAILARGQLRDYYLAHAARAELCRRLRDYAGARTAYARALELTQQTPERRLLQRRLAELPA from the coding sequence GTGGACGCGGTCTACCGCGCCGAGTCGCGCCGCGTCCTGGCCACGCTGATCCGTCTGCTGGGCGACTTCGACCTGGCCGAGGAGGCCCTGCACGAGGCCTTTCGCGCCGCGCTGGAGCAGTGGCCGCGCGCAGGCCTGCCGGCCAACCCGCGTGCCTGGCTGGTGTCGGCCGGGCGCTTCAAGGCCATCGACGGTCTGCGGCGCGGCCGGCGCTTCACCTCGCTGGAGGACGTGGCCGAGCAGGCCGAGGCGGTGCCCGACGAAACCGCGGTGGACGCCGACGAAGAAACGCTGGCGGACGACCCGTTGCGGCTGGTGTTCACCTGCTGCCACCCCGCCCTGCCGCCGGACGCGCAGGTGGCCATGACCCTGCGCGAGGTCTGCGGCCTGACCACCGAGGAGATCGCGCGCGCCTTCCTCACGCCCGCGCCGACCCTGGCGCAGCGCATCGTGCGCGCCAAGGCCAAGATCCGCGATGCGCGCATTCCCTACGAGGTGCCGGCGCGTGCCGAGCTGGCGGAGCGGCTCGACAGCGTCCTGCGCGTGATCTACCTCGTCTTCAACGAGGGCTACTCGGCCTCCTCGGGCGACGCGGTGGCGCGCCTTGACCTGTCGGCCGAGGCGATCCGGCTGGGTCGCCTGCTGGTGGAGCTGCTGCCGGAGCCGGAGGTGCAGGGCCTGCTGGCGCTGATGCTGCTGCACGACGCGCGCCGCGCAGCGCGCAGCACGCCCGACGGCGAGCTGATCCTGCTCGAGGACCAGGATCGCACGCGCTGGGACCGCGCGCAGATTGCCGAGGGCCTGACGCTGCTGGAACGCGCACTCGCCTCGCGCCGCTTCGGGCCCTACACGCTGCAGGCCGCCATTGCCGCCGTGCACGCCGAGGCGCCGACCGCGGCGGCCACCGACTGGTCGCAGATCGTCGGCCTGTACGACGTGCTGCTGCGCGCAGACCCGTCGCCGGTGATCGAGCTGAACCGGGCCGTCGCCATCGCCATGCGCGACGGCCCGCAGGCCGGGCTGGCGCTGATCGACGCGATCCTGGCCCGCGGCCAGCTGCGCGACTATTACCTGGCCCATGCCGCGCGCGCCGAGCTGTGCCGGCGGCTGCGCGATTACGCCGGCGCACGCACGGCCTACGCGCGGGCGCTGGAACTGACGCAGCAGACGCCCGAGCGGCGGCTGCTCCAACGCCGCCTGGCCGAACTGCCCGCCTGA
- a CDS encoding YciI family protein, whose translation MKYLLLCCIEEARWDRLPEAERAGVMRDYGAWVRETERSGHHRASAQLQPSSAATTLRLQAGRLAVTDGPFAETKEQFGGYHLLECRDLDEAIALAKRIPTLRVGGSIEVRPVLETPS comes from the coding sequence ATGAAGTACCTGCTCCTGTGCTGCATCGAGGAGGCACGCTGGGACCGGCTGCCGGAGGCCGAGCGCGCCGGCGTCATGCGCGACTACGGCGCCTGGGTGCGGGAGACGGAGCGATCCGGCCACCACCGGGCCTCGGCCCAGCTGCAGCCGAGCAGCGCCGCGACCACGCTGCGCCTGCAGGCCGGCCGGCTGGCCGTGACCGACGGCCCCTTCGCCGAGACCAAGGAGCAGTTCGGCGGCTACCACCTGCTCGAGTGCCGCGACCTGGACGAGGCGATCGCGCTGGCCAAGCGCATCCCGACCCTGCGCGTCGGCGGTAGCATAGAGGTCCGCCCCGTGCTGGAAACGCCAAGCTGA
- a CDS encoding VOC family protein, whose translation MPKKVKPIPDDMHSVTPHLVCNGAAQAIEFYKKAFGAVEEARLPGPDGKLMHAQIRINGSAVMLADEFPDFGAFGPKTLKGSPVVIHLYVKDVDAAFRRAVEAGATVRMPVADMFWGDRYGQIEDPFGHRWSLATQVREVPPEEWPEAMKKAMSQMPGKAP comes from the coding sequence ATGCCGAAGAAGGTCAAACCCATCCCCGACGACATGCACAGCGTCACGCCGCACCTGGTCTGCAATGGCGCGGCACAGGCGATCGAGTTCTACAAGAAGGCCTTCGGCGCGGTCGAGGAAGCGCGCCTGCCCGGCCCGGACGGCAAGCTCATGCACGCCCAGATCCGCATCAACGGCAGCGCGGTGATGCTGGCCGACGAGTTCCCGGACTTCGGCGCCTTCGGCCCAAAGACCCTCAAGGGCTCGCCGGTGGTGATCCACCTTTACGTCAAGGATGTCGATGCCGCGTTCCGGCGCGCGGTCGAGGCCGGCGCCACAGTGCGCATGCCGGTGGCTGACATGTTCTGGGGCGATCGCTACGGCCAGATCGAGGATCCGTTCGGCCACCGCTGGTCGCTCGCCACCCAGGTGCGCGAGGTGCCGCCCGAAGAATGGCCGGAGGCCATGAAGAAAGCGATGTCGCAGATGCCGGGGAAGGCGCCATGA
- a CDS encoding ATP-binding protein, translating to MNAKGAIRFYYRPLPRSAAAVCAVTIIFVGLLALIGWSQDLLLLQSLIPGAHPMPYFTALGFVLSGAGLLAVFRGHRVIPILCGLPVAIGFGYLLTEYSLWAGLGRAPLIAGLPLPPHLTDIGAQSAVVNLGLCMTGIALMRLPFISSNRPGLRELDMLTGFLFGVASAGVVAYRAAESAGSEWVWMFSMPVSVALCFMLIAIALNAASTDPDIRVFERSELRLPVVISVLLVSVSLVVWLVLVLTGVNSFGSSLLVVGLLVAIPLASQTFEVWIRRLLLPEPVNTEGTFRALLESMGEGVMVCNRKGQVTLCNPAMRAFFGLSPLVARGLGQLEHAWDAQYQFVKADGYTPVDWDQAPLKRALAGETPPAMEVVTGGSKPHHLQITARPVLDDKHRVLGAVMTATDITALKQGEAALRRYTEIVARTSQELERVTYISAHHLQEPIREIASYAQLLAREHAGELGGRAGEYLNYLVGGAQRLKTQLDDLMTYLDIGSQRVALQPVSMGELLAQCCRELDEAAQRSVVQETDLPSVMGDRALLAVLFKQLIGNALKFNHSASPRVAVSARRDGEFWEFHVTDNGIGVRPEHSERIFELFHRLHIQEQYPGTGIGLAICRKIVFLHGGRIWHEPAPGGGSTFCFRLPLVPPMMDWGHAAA from the coding sequence ATGAATGCAAAAGGGGCCATCCGCTTTTATTACCGACCGTTGCCGCGCAGCGCGGCGGCGGTGTGCGCGGTGACCATCATCTTCGTCGGCCTGCTGGCGCTGATCGGCTGGTCGCAGGATCTGCTGCTCCTGCAGTCGCTGATCCCCGGCGCGCACCCCATGCCCTACTTCACCGCGCTGGGCTTCGTGCTCTCCGGTGCCGGCCTGCTGGCGGTGTTCCGCGGCCACCGGGTGATCCCGATTCTCTGCGGCCTGCCGGTGGCCATCGGCTTCGGTTACCTGCTGACCGAGTATTCGCTCTGGGCGGGTCTCGGCCGTGCGCCGCTCATCGCCGGCTTGCCCCTGCCGCCGCACCTGACCGACATCGGCGCGCAGAGCGCGGTGGTCAACCTCGGCCTGTGCATGACCGGCATCGCACTCATGCGGCTGCCGTTCATCAGCAGTAACCGCCCCGGGCTGCGCGAGCTGGACATGCTGACGGGTTTCCTGTTCGGTGTGGCCAGCGCCGGCGTGGTGGCCTACCGCGCTGCCGAGTCGGCCGGCAGCGAATGGGTGTGGATGTTCTCCATGCCGGTCTCGGTGGCGCTGTGTTTCATGCTGATCGCCATCGCGCTCAACGCCGCCTCCACCGACCCCGACATCCGCGTGTTCGAGCGTTCGGAGCTGCGGCTGCCGGTGGTCATCTCGGTGCTGCTGGTGAGCGTGAGCCTGGTGGTCTGGCTGGTGCTGGTGCTGACGGGCGTGAACAGCTTCGGCTCCAGCCTGCTGGTGGTGGGGTTGCTGGTGGCCATCCCGCTGGCCTCGCAGACCTTCGAGGTCTGGATCCGCCGCCTGCTTCTGCCGGAGCCGGTCAATACCGAGGGCACCTTTCGCGCCCTGCTGGAGAGCATGGGCGAGGGCGTGATGGTCTGTAACCGCAAGGGCCAGGTCACGCTGTGCAATCCGGCCATGCGCGCGTTCTTCGGGCTGTCGCCGCTGGTCGCGCGCGGGCTGGGCCAACTCGAGCATGCCTGGGATGCGCAGTACCAGTTCGTCAAGGCGGACGGTTATACCCCGGTGGACTGGGACCAGGCGCCGCTGAAGCGCGCACTGGCCGGTGAAACACCGCCCGCCATGGAGGTGGTGACCGGTGGCAGCAAGCCTCACCACCTGCAGATCACCGCCCGGCCGGTACTCGATGACAAGCACCGGGTGTTGGGTGCGGTCATGACCGCCACCGACATCACCGCCCTCAAGCAGGGCGAGGCCGCGCTGCGGCGCTACACCGAGATCGTGGCGCGCACCAGCCAGGAGCTGGAGCGCGTCACCTATATTTCCGCGCACCACCTGCAGGAGCCGATCCGCGAGATCGCCAGCTATGCCCAGTTGCTGGCGCGCGAGCATGCCGGCGAGCTCGGCGGACGCGCGGGCGAGTACCTGAACTACCTGGTCGGCGGCGCGCAACGGCTGAAAACCCAGCTGGACGACCTGATGACCTATCTCGACATCGGCTCGCAGCGCGTGGCGCTGCAGCCGGTGTCGATGGGCGAACTGCTGGCCCAGTGCTGCCGCGAGCTGGACGAAGCCGCGCAGCGCAGCGTGGTGCAGGAAACCGATCTGCCGTCGGTCATGGGCGACCGCGCACTGCTGGCGGTCCTGTTCAAGCAGCTGATCGGCAATGCGCTCAAGTTCAACCACAGCGCCAGTCCGCGCGTGGCTGTCAGCGCGCGGCGCGACGGCGAGTTCTGGGAGTTTCACGTCACCGACAACGGCATCGGCGTACGGCCGGAGCACAGCGAGCGCATCTTCGAGCTGTTCCACCGCCTGCACATCCAGGAGCAGTACCCTGGCACCGGTATCGGCCTGGCGATCTGCCGCAAGATCGTGTTCCTGCACGGCGGCCGCATCTGGCACGAGCCCGCGCCGGGCGGCGGCTCCACCTTCTGCTTCCGCCTGCCGCTGGTGCCGCCCATGATGGACTGGGGGCATGCCGCCGCCTGA
- a CDS encoding DUF2061 domain-containing protein — translation MTKTLSFAAVHFTLAFTLAYLISGSLLTGGLIALIEPCCNTLAYHLHEKFWARAGRPVLSPAHPCG, via the coding sequence ATGACTAAGACCCTGAGCTTCGCCGCCGTGCATTTCACGCTGGCGTTCACGCTGGCCTACCTGATTTCCGGCAGCCTGCTGACCGGTGGCCTGATCGCGCTGATCGAGCCCTGCTGCAACACGCTGGCCTACCACCTGCACGAAAAGTTCTGGGCGAGGGCGGGCCGTCCCGTGCTCAGCCCAGCCCATCCATGCGGTTGA
- a CDS encoding VOC family protein has translation MTRPAALSASRIFVNLPVQDLKKSLEFFGRLGFTFNPQFTDDTATCMIIGETMFAMLLTREKFGSFTPYPLVDAHRNTEVLVALQFDSRAQVDDILQKALAAGGRDFWPVEDHGWMYGRAFQDLDGHIWELFWMDPAAMPQQ, from the coding sequence ATGACCCGCCCGGCCGCACTGAGCGCCAGCCGGATCTTCGTCAACCTGCCGGTGCAGGACCTGAAGAAGTCCCTCGAGTTCTTCGGCCGCCTGGGCTTCACCTTCAACCCGCAGTTCACGGACGACACCGCCACCTGCATGATCATCGGCGAGACCATGTTCGCGATGCTGCTGACGCGGGAGAAGTTCGGCAGCTTCACGCCCTACCCGCTGGTGGACGCCCACCGCAACACCGAGGTGCTGGTGGCGCTGCAGTTCGACAGCCGCGCGCAGGTGGACGACATCCTGCAGAAGGCGCTGGCCGCGGGCGGCCGGGACTTCTGGCCCGTCGAGGATCACGGCTGGATGTACGGCCGCGCCTTCCAAGACCTGGACGGGCACATCTGGGAGCTGTTCTGGATGGATCCGGCGGCAATGCCCCAGCAGTAA